The Geminocystis sp. NIES-3708 genomic sequence CAAAAAATTGTAATTTTCTTTGACTAACAATATTTGGATCTAATTGTCTTAAAGTTCCTGCCGTTGCATTACGTGGGTTTGCAAACAAGTTTTCTCCATTTTTTTCTCTTTCTTCATTAATACGATTAAATTCTTGTAAAGGTAAAAAAGCCTCTCCTCTTATTTCTATAATTGGTGGTGGATTATCTATATTTAACTTTAAAGGAATTGAATGAATTGTACGTAAATTATTAGTTATATCTTCTCCTGTTATACCATCCCCTCTGGTTAAACCTCGGATAAAAATACCATTTTCATAAGTTAATGCAATAGCCGAACCATCTATTTTTAATTCACAAATATAGTTAAATTCGGTAATTTTTTCTAATTGTTTTTGCCAACGATTTTCCCACTGTTTTAATTCATTAAAATTAAAGGCATTTTCTAAACTATAAAGAGGGATATTATGTTTAACTGAATCTAATTGACTATTAAGTTTATCTCCAACTCTTTGGGTTGGACTATCTAAGGTAATTAAACTAGGATACTCATTTTCTAATTCTTGTAATTCTCGATAAAGTTGATCATAAATAACGTCTTCCATCAGAGGATTATCTAATACATAATAAGCATAACTGGCTGATTGTAATGTGGTTTTTAACTGATTAATTTTTTCGATAATATTAAGAGGTATTTCTAACATATTTACTTTATTATTCTTCTTATTATTAATTTATGGTTGACGATAAATAGTGTAACCGTTTCTGCCATTTTTTTTAGTAATATATAATGCTTGATCTGCTTTTTTTAATAAAGAATCAATATTTTCATCGTGTATAGGGTAAATAGCGACACCAATACTAGTTGAAGCTTTTATCGTTAATTCATCACATAGAAAAGGATTGTTTACGGATTCTATAATACGATCAATAATTATAATTAAATCATCAGAAGAAGTAATATCTGGTATTAAAGCAACAAATTCATCTCCTCCCCAACGGGCAAGACAATCACTTTCTCGAAGGGCATTTTTTAATCTTTGAGAAAATTGTTGTAATAATATATCCCCAATATTATGACCATAATTATCATTAATTTCTTTAAAATAATCTATATCTAAAAACATTATTGCTACGATATTTTTTTTTCTTTCAGCACTAGCTAAAGTTTTAGATAAAAAATTCATAAAGAAGTTGCGTTTATATAAACCTGTTAAACCATCATGATAAGCCTGATACTTTAATTGATTTTCTAATTTTTTTCTTTTACTAATATCTCGAAATACACAACAAAAAACTAATTTGTTTTGATAGTTAATTAGACTTATACTTAATTCAATATCTAAGGGATTACTATTTTTTACCTTGAACTGTAATTCTTGCCTAAAACTAATTTTTGTTTCTTTAAGAATTTCTAAGTTATAAATAAAATTTTGTTTCTCTGTATGTAATAATTTTTCAATATTTTCTCCAATTAATTCTTCTAAAGAATATTTTAAAATTTTCGTAGCCGATATATTAGCTTCAATAATAATAAAATCTTGTGCTGTAAATAAAAAAAGACCTTCAACAATTTGCTCAACAACCGCCCTGTATTTTGCTTCACTGTCTTTTAATTGGGCTTCAATTTTTTTCCTATTTGTAAAATCAAAAAGATAACTTCTAATGAGTTTTAAATCTGGCAAATAATGAATATATTGTTCAAAAATTTTATTATTATAATGAACTTCTCTTACAAATAAATTTCCTTGAATTTTATGGTGTGCTTTTAATAAATTTGATAAAATAGGATGATTTATGTTCTCATCGACTAGATTAGGAAATAATAAACTAGCGGCTTGATTATAATAGGTAATTTTTCCTTCTAAATTAAGTTCTATAATAGGGTAAGGACTAAGCTCTGCAAAAGATGTAAGTTTAGAAATATACTCAACAATATTGTCTTTTTCTAAGTTTTTATCATTAAAATGATAAGAATGATTAGTTAAAGTTTGTTTATTATAAATATCATCTTTTTTATATGGTTTATCTTGATCAATAATATGAAAAATATTTTTTATTTCCGAGTTTTTATCAATCACAAAATATCGAGCTATGGCAGAATTACTGAACTTAACAAAATCTCCATGTTCTAAATATTTATTTTGATATTTTTTATTATTAATAATTAAACCATTAGTACTAGAATTTTTAGAAAAATCACCATCAAAAATTTTATAAAAAAAAATATTTT encodes the following:
- a CDS encoding diguanylate cyclase domain-containing protein encodes the protein MKNNNFASFKSNNDSENNRDEKLTSNISNTIPDKQQKLEQEIIENTPYLYVLIIEDGNDQRLIYLQDKEYDIGRRHDAKIILHDPAVSRHHATIVKEYNQEENIFFYKIFDGDFSKNSSTNGLIINNKKYQNKYLEHGDFVKFSNSAIARYFVIDKNSEIKNIFHIIDQDKPYKKDDIYNKQTLTNHSYHFNDKNLEKDNIVEYISKLTSFAELSPYPIIELNLEGKITYYNQAASLLFPNLVDENINHPILSNLLKAHHKIQGNLFVREVHYNNKIFEQYIHYLPDLKLIRSYLFDFTNRKKIEAQLKDSEAKYRAVVEQIVEGLFLFTAQDFIIIEANISATKILKYSLEELIGENIEKLLHTEKQNFIYNLEILKETKISFRQELQFKVKNSNPLDIELSISLINYQNKLVFCCVFRDISKRKKLENQLKYQAYHDGLTGLYKRNFFMNFLSKTLASAERKKNIVAIMFLDIDYFKEINDNYGHNIGDILLQQFSQRLKNALRESDCLARWGGDEFVALIPDITSSDDLIIIIDRIIESVNNPFLCDELTIKASTSIGVAIYPIHDENIDSLLKKADQALYITKKNGRNGYTIYRQP